The Saprospiraceae bacterium genome includes a window with the following:
- the rpiB gene encoding ribose 5-phosphate isomerase B gives MTIAIGGDHAGFLYKSDLNKMLQKSGYAVLDFGAFTDSSVDYPDFAHPVAEAVLSGKAEFGILICGSGNGVCMTANKHQGIRAALCWNKSIVTLARLHNNANILCLPARFISLHMAKSLVKLFLHTDFEGGRHQKRVNKI, from the coding sequence ATGACGATAGCAATTGGTGGTGACCATGCAGGTTTTTTATACAAAAGCGACTTAAATAAGATGTTGCAGAAGTCAGGATATGCTGTATTGGATTTTGGTGCATTTACAGATTCGTCTGTAGATTATCCTGATTTTGCACATCCTGTTGCAGAAGCCGTACTTTCCGGAAAGGCAGAATTTGGTATTTTAATATGTGGAAGTGGAAACGGAGTATGTATGACGGCCAATAAACATCAGGGCATAAGAGCTGCTCTATGCTGGAATAAATCAATTGTTACTTTAGCAAGACTTCATAATAATGCAAATATCTTATGCCTTCCAGCCAGATTTATAAGCCTTCACATGGCAAAGAGTCTCGTAAAATTATTTTTGCACACTGATTTTGAAGGAGGCAGGCATCAGAAAAGAGTCAATAAGATTTAG
- a CDS encoding M28 family peptidase produces MNKLVLFFLFTFAVYNTEAQYISSISVPDKTVPVVVDENDKAYRFSKSINASDLRAHLEFIASDSLQGRETGQPGIELAASYITNHLRNLGIQTFKGYRNYRQPVAFTYSKWIDTDIYIYGERYRHLWDYLAFPTKNNNAPLIQDKEVIFMGYGIEDAKYNDYKGKNVEGKIIMINRGEPMKKDSSSYITGSRELSDWSNDDMEKKLMLAKEKGAKMVLIIENDIKKMLEQNRRKILGVALELGDKKNDTLNYPNHCYISSTIAKKIIGQNEKKIIDARKKMAKGKPVTVVLPTDFIANLSKEITVLKGDNIIGYIEGWAKKDEYVIVSAHYDHLGMRGDDIFNGADDNGSGTVTLLELAQAVQQAVLEGFRPERNIVFMWFTGEEKGLLGSEYYSKNPVIPLEQTIANINVDMVGRVDELYKDNLEYTYVIGSDRLSSDLHKINEEVNQKYSQLTMDYTYNAEDDPNMYYFRSDHYNFAKNGVPSIFFFSGIHPDYHRPSDTVEKINFNKMEKVGRHIFHVLWELANRPDRIRVDGEIK; encoded by the coding sequence ATGAATAAATTAGTTCTGTTTTTCCTTTTCACATTTGCTGTTTATAATACAGAAGCACAATATATTTCTTCTATCTCAGTTCCGGATAAGACCGTTCCGGTCGTTGTGGATGAGAATGATAAAGCCTACAGATTTTCTAAAAGTATCAATGCTTCGGACTTGCGGGCACATCTCGAATTCATAGCATCAGATTCATTGCAAGGGAGAGAAACTGGTCAGCCCGGAATCGAACTCGCCGCTTCTTACATTACAAATCATTTAAGGAACCTCGGCATACAAACTTTCAAAGGCTACCGGAACTACAGACAGCCTGTTGCTTTTACATACTCAAAATGGATAGACACTGATATCTATATTTATGGTGAACGATACAGGCATTTGTGGGATTATCTTGCATTTCCTACTAAAAATAATAATGCACCTTTGATACAGGATAAAGAAGTAATTTTTATGGGATATGGAATAGAAGACGCGAAATACAACGACTATAAAGGTAAAAATGTAGAGGGCAAAATTATAATGATCAACAGAGGTGAACCAATGAAAAAGGACAGTTCATCATATATTACAGGATCGAGGGAATTATCTGACTGGAGTAACGATGATATGGAAAAAAAATTAATGTTGGCCAAAGAAAAAGGTGCCAAAATGGTACTGATTATCGAAAATGATATTAAAAAAATGCTTGAGCAAAACAGGAGAAAAATTCTGGGAGTAGCGCTGGAGCTGGGTGACAAAAAGAACGATACTCTTAATTATCCGAATCATTGTTATATTTCAAGTACGATAGCTAAAAAGATTATCGGCCAAAATGAAAAAAAGATCATTGATGCAAGAAAAAAAATGGCAAAAGGGAAACCTGTTACAGTAGTTTTGCCGACAGATTTCATCGCGAATTTAAGTAAGGAAATTACAGTTTTGAAAGGAGATAATATAATAGGTTATATAGAAGGTTGGGCTAAGAAGGATGAATATGTTATTGTTTCAGCACATTATGACCATTTGGGAATGAGAGGCGATGATATTTTTAATGGAGCGGACGATAATGGTTCCGGTACAGTGACATTACTTGAGCTGGCACAAGCTGTCCAACAAGCAGTTTTGGAAGGCTTTAGACCTGAAAGAAATATTGTTTTTATGTGGTTTACAGGAGAAGAGAAGGGTTTGTTAGGTTCTGAATATTACAGCAAAAACCCAGTTATACCTTTGGAACAAACTATTGCCAACATTAATGTTGATATGGTGGGCCGTGTAGATGAGCTATACAAAGACAATCTGGAATATACATACGTAATTGGCTCAGACAGACTCAGTTCGGATTTACATAAGATCAATGAAGAAGTAAACCAAAAATATTCTCAGTTGACAATGGATTATACATACAATGCAGAAGACGACCCTAATATGTATTATTTCCGTTCTGATCATTACAACTTTGCTAAAAACGGGGTTCCTTCTATCTTCTTCTTCAGTGGAATACATCCTGACTATCACCGCCCTTCTGATACGGTTGAGAAAATCAACTTTAACAAAATGGAAAAAGTGGGCAGACATATTTTCCATGTTTTATGGGAACTGGCAAACCGACCGGACAGGATTAGAGTGGATGGGGAGATTAAGTAG
- a CDS encoding GNAT family N-acetyltransferase has translation MMVIKTYNKNELIKLLDTDIYHKSEHIPISIHRAKSQISNPHANDTDVILICTYFNTVLTGYLGILPDNIYDKNQDKYVHCGWMSCLWVHPEYRGKKIAQSLIHKCFEVWDGHIILTEYTGAAGSLYEKSDLFQVLTLQTGVRLYNRASFESILPPKHTFFQKTKSLLKFKDRLINSIFDIRFLFYNPQIKNHSLEFVSQADEEIRQFILQHNEQHLFKRNLNEINWILQFPWVLNMPEPDQMSQKYHFTSGASQFCNYALKVRNSQGKLEGFFIFTNIKGHLKMPYCFHKNNLEMVKEVIEYMMIKLRVHTFTTYQENIAAFLIKKSKTAWLKREVNRPYLISQKLHHISNGQKPEIQDGDGDCAFT, from the coding sequence ATGATGGTGATAAAAACTTACAATAAAAATGAACTGATAAAATTGCTTGACACTGATATCTACCATAAATCAGAGCATATACCCATTAGCATTCATCGTGCAAAGTCACAAATAAGTAATCCACATGCAAATGATACAGATGTAATTTTGATTTGCACTTATTTTAATACAGTACTAACCGGCTATCTTGGCATATTACCGGACAATATTTATGATAAAAATCAGGACAAATATGTGCATTGCGGATGGATGAGTTGTTTGTGGGTGCATCCTGAATACAGAGGAAAAAAAATTGCACAATCATTAATCCATAAATGTTTTGAAGTCTGGGATGGTCACATAATATTGACAGAATACACAGGTGCAGCAGGAAGCCTTTATGAAAAAAGTGATTTATTTCAGGTGCTAACTTTACAAACCGGGGTACGATTATACAACAGGGCTTCGTTTGAAAGTATATTACCACCAAAACATACTTTCTTTCAAAAAACCAAATCACTTTTAAAATTTAAAGACAGGCTGATTAATTCAATTTTTGATATTCGTTTCCTTTTTTACAATCCACAAATTAAAAATCATTCCTTAGAGTTTGTTAGTCAGGCCGATGAAGAAATCAGACAATTTATACTGCAACACAATGAACAACATTTATTTAAAAGAAATCTGAATGAAATCAACTGGATACTTCAATTTCCATGGGTACTGAATATGCCGGAACCTGATCAGATGTCTCAAAAATATCATTTTACCTCAGGTGCTTCTCAATTTTGTAATTATGCACTAAAAGTCCGAAATAGTCAGGGAAAATTGGAAGGGTTTTTCATTTTTACAAATATCAAAGGACATCTAAAAATGCCCTATTGTTTTCATAAGAATAATCTTGAGATGGTGAAAGAAGTTATAGAGTACATGATGATCAAACTTAGGGTCCATACTTTTACAACATATCAGGAAAATATAGCTGCGTTTTTGATTAAAAAAAGTAAAACGGCCTGGCTAAAAAGGGAAGTTAACAGACCATATCTTATTTCACAGAAATTGCACCATATATCAAATGGCCAAAAACCTGAAATTCAGGATGGTGATGGAGATTGTGCATTTACTTAA
- a CDS encoding RNA pseudouridine synthase: protein MILFTNKELENRYEIITEEDDFLIVYKKFGIAVQATDAEQRDLETILKQIYGPDIYVLNRIDQPVSGLVIFGRNKLFAEHFTEMLKERTVRKTYLALVSGTPEKETTMLRHFIKKLHNRAMTADEQVDQNFKESILYYTLLQSFDNYHLLKIDLKTGRFHQIRAQLATVELIIKGDLKYGSKRPNIDKSIGLLSYKLEFTHPLTGVSYSFLSPLPTNDILWELSEKTVLNQI, encoded by the coding sequence ATGATACTATTTACAAATAAAGAACTTGAGAACCGATATGAAATTATAACTGAAGAGGATGATTTCCTCATAGTTTATAAGAAATTCGGAATTGCTGTACAGGCAACGGATGCGGAACAAAGAGATCTGGAGACCATTCTTAAACAAATTTATGGTCCGGACATTTATGTCCTCAACCGGATAGATCAGCCTGTGTCTGGTTTGGTGATATTCGGAAGGAATAAATTATTTGCTGAACATTTCACCGAAATGCTGAAGGAGAGAACAGTCAGGAAAACTTATCTGGCTTTAGTCAGTGGCACTCCTGAAAAAGAAACAACTATGCTTCGGCACTTCATAAAAAAGCTGCACAACAGAGCAATGACGGCAGATGAACAGGTAGATCAGAATTTTAAGGAATCAATCCTATATTACACATTATTACAGTCTTTTGATAATTATCATTTATTAAAAATTGATCTTAAAACAGGTAGATTTCATCAAATAAGAGCACAACTTGCTACAGTAGAGTTAATCATTAAGGGAGATCTGAAATACGGCTCCAAGAGACCCAATATTGATAAAAGTATAGGACTTCTATCATATAAACTCGAATTTACTCATCCCTTAACGGGTGTGAGTTACAGCTTCTTATCCCCATTGCCTACCAATGATATTTTGTGGGAACTTTCTGAAAAAACTGTATTAAACCAAATCTGA
- a CDS encoding DUF2723 domain-containing protein, with amino-acid sequence MQQLKRLTNLTGIAVLLISFIVYYFSVERTGSLWDCGEFILGAYKLQVVHPPGAGLFLLIGRMFAWVADIVSDDPADIAFAVNLLSALCTSVAAMLTAWITILLGKIALVGRTEVTNFGQNVALSFAGLSAGLAAAFSTSIWFSAVEGEVYAMSTMFTALTVWSAVKYYVEEDADYANRWLVFSLFSGGLSVGVHLLSILTYPAIALMVYFKNYKNHNLKGALISMIAGVGAIIFVMKIVIVGIPTLWQKLELFMVNSLGMPFHSGLIPTILIVGAIAYFVLKYANTKGNQLLQTMAVAAVLTTVAFSVIGVVVIRANADTPVNMNVPGDAMRLLPYLNREQYGERALVRGPHYDARPKDLKRTDRYGRVGKKYVITDEKFDYIYDNKDKMLFPRIGHSEQGRPELHKMWRETLNGSSKGTPGMGYNLQFLLHYQINWMYVRYFMWNFVGKQNGEQGYYPWDKRSGHWLSGIKPIDEARLYKEDNLPETMKFDQARNTYYFLPLIFGILGMIFHFMKRKKDFATLFVLFIITGIGIIIYSNQPPNEPRERDYVLVGSFMTFCIWIGMGVLALYKVLSDKISTVPASFIAGLLVLSAPLIMGFQNFDDHSRKEHYASRDYASNFLNSVRPNSIIFTYGDNDTYPLWYAQEVEGIRRDVRVVNLSLIAVDWYINKLRNKVNDSAPIKLSLSEDDYRGKNRNQIFFANPDGEDLNRPINIFESFRMMKDPRYTYKGQTFVTSKKFFLPVDREKYLAMGIQTNIDSSEWAQFIEFNFPESAEYITKDDLAVMDVIASNFYDRPIYFAITCQAGKLLGLNNYVEMEGLGLRISPTKVRVKSQLPSIYGYGDIDADVTYENIMTKWKWGNFDKKRLFVDRSYMAEVQAMKLTMLRAAIELDRMGDKKRAGDMAKKYFEAFPHMNFPYDSGIMPFINVLVNTNDYDEVKKQLRILAEETRQYINFYDSQTNNDIVLNFRQDYDYRLTAARDIIEVAGKVEDPAFLKEMEEIVGPILANN; translated from the coding sequence ATGCAGCAACTCAAAAGACTTACAAATCTGACAGGAATAGCCGTTCTGCTCATTTCTTTCATTGTCTATTATTTTTCAGTAGAAAGAACCGGCAGTTTATGGGACTGTGGAGAATTTATTTTAGGAGCTTACAAGCTTCAGGTAGTACACCCTCCGGGAGCTGGACTTTTTCTACTCATTGGAAGAATGTTTGCCTGGGTAGCTGATATAGTATCTGATGATCCGGCTGATATTGCTTTTGCTGTAAACTTATTGTCTGCATTATGTACATCTGTTGCTGCTATGCTGACAGCCTGGATTACTATATTGTTAGGGAAAATAGCATTGGTAGGGAGAACAGAAGTGACAAATTTCGGGCAAAATGTTGCTTTGTCATTTGCTGGTCTTTCAGCAGGTCTCGCCGCTGCATTCAGTACGTCTATCTGGTTTTCTGCAGTTGAAGGAGAAGTTTACGCAATGTCCACTATGTTTACCGCCCTTACAGTGTGGTCAGCAGTTAAATATTATGTGGAAGAAGATGCCGATTATGCAAACAGGTGGCTAGTTTTCAGTCTTTTTTCAGGTGGATTGTCAGTTGGAGTACATTTATTGTCCATTTTAACTTACCCTGCAATTGCATTAATGGTTTATTTTAAAAATTACAAAAACCACAATCTGAAAGGAGCATTAATCAGTATGATCGCAGGTGTAGGTGCAATCATTTTTGTCATGAAAATTGTCATAGTGGGTATTCCGACTTTATGGCAAAAGTTGGAATTATTTATGGTCAATAGTTTGGGGATGCCTTTTCATTCCGGTTTAATTCCTACCATTCTGATTGTGGGTGCTATCGCTTATTTTGTTTTGAAATATGCAAATACCAAAGGCAATCAGTTATTACAGACTATGGCTGTTGCGGCAGTATTGACCACGGTGGCATTTTCTGTAATTGGCGTTGTAGTTATCAGAGCTAATGCAGATACCCCCGTCAATATGAATGTGCCCGGCGACGCTATGAGGTTACTTCCATATCTCAACAGAGAACAATATGGCGAGAGGGCTTTGGTTAGAGGCCCACATTACGATGCAAGACCAAAGGATCTTAAAAGAACGGACAGATATGGCAGAGTTGGCAAAAAATATGTAATTACAGATGAGAAATTTGACTACATCTATGATAATAAGGACAAAATGTTATTCCCGAGAATAGGACATTCTGAGCAGGGAAGACCGGAATTACACAAAATGTGGCGTGAGACACTCAATGGAAGCAGCAAGGGGACGCCGGGAATGGGATATAACCTTCAGTTTCTCCTCCATTATCAGATCAATTGGATGTATGTTCGATATTTTATGTGGAATTTTGTAGGTAAACAGAACGGTGAACAGGGATACTATCCCTGGGATAAAAGAAGTGGACATTGGTTGTCCGGTATAAAACCCATTGATGAAGCGAGACTTTATAAAGAAGACAATCTGCCCGAAACTATGAAATTTGATCAGGCTAGAAATACCTATTATTTCTTACCTTTGATTTTTGGTATTCTGGGGATGATATTCCATTTTATGAAAAGGAAAAAAGATTTTGCCACACTTTTTGTTCTTTTCATAATTACTGGAATAGGTATTATAATTTATTCTAACCAACCTCCGAATGAACCAAGAGAAAGAGATTATGTACTTGTCGGATCTTTTATGACATTTTGTATATGGATCGGTATGGGCGTTCTGGCATTATATAAAGTTTTGTCTGACAAAATAAGTACTGTGCCGGCATCTTTTATAGCAGGTTTATTGGTTTTGTCAGCACCACTTATAATGGGTTTTCAAAACTTTGATGACCATTCCAGAAAAGAACATTATGCATCAAGAGACTACGCATCTAATTTTTTGAATAGTGTCCGACCCAATTCGATAATTTTTACCTATGGTGATAATGACACTTACCCATTGTGGTATGCACAGGAAGTAGAGGGTATCAGACGGGATGTACGGGTAGTAAACCTGAGTTTGATAGCTGTGGACTGGTATATTAATAAATTGAGAAATAAGGTCAATGACTCAGCTCCAATAAAACTCTCTCTCAGCGAAGATGATTATAGAGGGAAAAACCGAAATCAGATATTTTTTGCAAATCCGGATGGTGAAGACCTAAACCGTCCAATAAATATTTTTGAATCTTTCAGGATGATGAAAGATCCAAGATATACTTATAAAGGTCAGACTTTTGTCACCAGTAAAAAGTTTTTCTTGCCGGTGGACCGCGAAAAATATCTTGCAATGGGTATTCAGACAAACATTGACTCATCGGAATGGGCACAATTTATAGAGTTTAATTTTCCTGAGAGTGCTGAGTACATTACGAAGGATGATTTAGCTGTGATGGATGTAATTGCTTCTAATTTTTATGACAGACCGATTTATTTTGCAATTACCTGCCAGGCCGGAAAATTATTGGGTTTAAATAATTATGTCGAAATGGAGGGATTGGGTCTGCGAATTTCTCCTACAAAAGTTAGGGTAAAATCTCAACTTCCAAGTATTTATGGATACGGCGATATCGATGCCGATGTAACTTATGAGAATATTATGACCAAATGGAAGTGGGGCAATTTTGACAAAAAACGGCTTTTTGTGGACAGAAGCTATATGGCAGAAGTACAGGCAATGAAACTCACCATGCTCAGAGCGGCTATTGAATTAGACAGAATGGGAGATAAGAAACGGGCAGGTGATATGGCAAAAAAATATTTTGAAGCATTCCCTCATATGAATTTCCCTTATGACTCAGGTATTATGCCTTTTATCAATGTCCTTGTCAACACCAATGATTATGATGAAGTCAAAAAACAGTTGAGGATTCTGGCAGAAGAAACAAGACAGTACATTAATTTTTATGATTCTCAGACAAATAATGACATAGTGTTGAATTTCAGACAGGATTATGATTACAGATTGACAGCTGCGAGAGATATCATTGAGGTAGCAGGTAAAGTTGAAGATCCGGCATTCCTGAAGGAAATGGAAGAGATTGTTGGGCCCATTTTGGCAAATAATTAA
- the thiL gene encoding thiamine-phosphate kinase, translating into MNSNQFTTHTDVNTLGEFGLIDYLTKNIAFQNISTLMGVGDDAAVITNYLETTVISTDMLVEGIHFDLMYTPLKHLGYKAVVVNLSDIYAMNAVPEQITVSIAISSKYSVEAINELYAGITLACKFYNVDLVGGDTTSSPKGMIISITAIGQANKKDLVFRNGAKPGDIICVTGDLGASYLGLQILEREKQIYLEHPSVQPELDKNQYLLERQLKPEAQRSAIDYFKKEGIIPTAMIDVSDGLASELMHICTQSTVGAYIEEGKVPIHPDTERTALEFKMDPITCALHGGEDYELLFTIQEKDLEKIRFMPDVFIIGEITNQKDGLKLHTTGGNIHPITAQGWNHFGKNE; encoded by the coding sequence ATGAACAGCAATCAATTTACAACCCACACCGATGTGAATACACTTGGAGAATTTGGGCTCATTGATTACCTGACAAAAAATATAGCTTTTCAGAACATTAGTACCTTAATGGGTGTGGGCGATGATGCGGCAGTTATCACAAATTATCTGGAAACAACTGTTATTAGTACAGATATGCTGGTAGAAGGAATTCATTTTGATCTGATGTACACCCCATTGAAGCACCTGGGATATAAAGCTGTAGTCGTCAACCTGTCGGACATTTATGCAATGAATGCTGTCCCCGAACAGATTACTGTCTCTATTGCTATTTCCAGTAAATATTCAGTAGAAGCGATTAACGAACTTTATGCTGGAATCACTCTTGCATGTAAGTTTTACAATGTTGATTTGGTCGGGGGTGATACTACTTCGAGTCCGAAAGGTATGATCATCAGCATAACAGCGATTGGTCAGGCGAATAAAAAAGATCTGGTTTTCAGAAATGGAGCCAAGCCAGGTGATATCATCTGTGTAACGGGTGATCTGGGTGCATCTTATCTCGGACTACAAATATTAGAAAGAGAAAAACAAATTTATCTGGAACATCCAAGCGTGCAGCCGGAACTTGATAAAAATCAATACTTACTGGAACGACAACTAAAACCAGAAGCACAAAGAAGCGCCATTGATTACTTTAAGAAAGAAGGTATAATACCAACTGCGATGATAGATGTATCTGATGGACTGGCAAGTGAATTAATGCACATCTGTACACAATCTACGGTTGGTGCATATATTGAGGAAGGAAAAGTACCTATTCATCCGGACACAGAACGAACAGCATTGGAATTCAAAATGGATCCTATCACTTGTGCACTACACGGAGGGGAAGATTATGAATTGCTTTTTACTATTCAGGAAAAAGATCTTGAGAAAATCCGATTTATGCCGGATGTGTTTATTATAGGGGAGATAACTAATCAGAAAGACGGTCTAAAACTCCATACCACAGGTGGCAATATTCACCCTATTACAGCTCAGGGATGGAATCATTTCGGGAAAAATGAATAA
- a CDS encoding polysaccharide deacetylase family protein, translating to MTGYKNIFFRVSGNLLKYFSLDSLIKSSGQKFIIPLYHCVSDIPPDHLRYLYPVKSIKDFEKDLDFILKYYKPVLPDDLKSIIINGGRVSENTFILTFDDGLREFYEVIAPILFRKGIPAICFLNSAFIGNKDMFYRYKASILTDYVNNKNIHISKNKFEEAGLSAEEAAKLPVKNPLLSLSYHQKGTIDKLAIKTGCNFEQYLSDVKPYMNKYEIEELIQKGFLFGAHSIDHPLFSEIEESEQLKQTIESMNFVQSTFDLDYRYYAFPFTDTGVKQSFFKKLYSGTNTIDISFGTSGLKKDRTPHHWQRIPMESNNLSAEKILKSEYLYYLMKGFTGRNTIRRS from the coding sequence ATGACCGGGTACAAAAATATTTTCTTTAGAGTATCCGGTAATTTATTGAAGTATTTCAGCTTAGACAGTTTAATCAAGAGTAGTGGTCAAAAATTTATTATTCCTTTGTATCACTGTGTATCAGATATTCCGCCGGATCATCTCAGATACTTATACCCAGTGAAGTCAATAAAAGACTTCGAAAAAGATTTGGATTTCATTTTAAAATATTACAAACCGGTTTTGCCTGATGATTTGAAGTCTATCATAATTAATGGAGGCCGGGTATCTGAAAATACTTTTATTCTGACTTTTGATGATGGTCTCAGAGAGTTTTATGAAGTAATAGCACCCATACTTTTCAGAAAGGGTATTCCTGCAATTTGTTTTTTGAATAGTGCTTTCATAGGAAATAAAGACATGTTCTACAGATATAAAGCCAGTATTTTAACAGATTATGTTAATAATAAAAATATCCATATCAGTAAAAATAAATTTGAAGAAGCCGGTCTATCTGCAGAAGAAGCAGCAAAATTACCTGTGAAAAATCCATTACTTTCTTTAAGTTATCATCAAAAAGGGACCATTGATAAACTTGCAATCAAAACAGGTTGTAATTTTGAACAATATCTTTCTGATGTAAAACCCTATATGAATAAATACGAAATTGAAGAACTTATTCAAAAAGGCTTTTTGTTTGGAGCACACAGTATAGATCACCCTTTGTTTAGTGAAATTGAAGAGTCAGAACAGCTAAAACAAACAATAGAAAGTATGAATTTTGTTCAATCAACGTTTGATCTAGACTATCGTTATTATGCTTTTCCTTTCACGGATACCGGTGTAAAACAATCTTTTTTTAAGAAACTGTATTCTGGAACCAATACTATAGATATTAGCTTTGGAACATCCGGATTGAAAAAAGACAGGACACCACATCATTGGCAACGCATACCGATGGAATCCAATAATTTAAGTGCTGAAAAAATACTTAAATCAGAATATCTCTATTATCTGATGAAAGGATTTACAGGCAGAAACACAATCAGAAGATCATGA
- a CDS encoding amidohydrolase family protein, translated as MSNRIFFLLLFLISAALLRGQQTIIHCGKFIDVDNGSVSEKVSIVVIDGFIRRIEQGYIPVTMADKLIDLKNKTVMPGLMDMHVHIESESNPKRYEETFRENESYVALKATQYCEKTLMAGFTTVRDLGGSGVNVSLREAIKNGFVKGPKILTCEKSIATTGGHADPTNGVRDNLKGDPGPKEGVINSPEDAAKAVRQRYKNGADCIKITSTGGVLSVANDGSSPQFTIEEIEAIVKAANDYNFVTAAHAHGAEGIRRAVLGGINSIEHGTFMTEEIMDLMLEKGTYYVPTISAGKFVVEKAKVPNFYPKIIAQKALEVGPQIQETFAKAYKKGVKIAFGTDTGVSLHGDNAKEFIYMTEAGMSPMEAIVSATKNAAQLMRIYQKTGSLNVGKAADIIAVDEDPIKNISTMLNVTFVMKDGVVYKN; from the coding sequence ATGTCCAACCGAATTTTTTTTCTATTGCTTTTCCTGATTTCTGCTGCTCTACTCAGAGGACAACAGACTATCATCCATTGCGGAAAGTTTATTGATGTGGACAATGGTTCAGTATCAGAAAAAGTGAGTATCGTAGTTATTGACGGCTTTATCAGGAGAATTGAACAAGGATATATTCCGGTTACGATGGCGGATAAATTGATTGATTTGAAAAACAAAACGGTTATGCCGGGTTTGATGGATATGCATGTCCATATCGAAAGCGAATCCAACCCCAAAAGATACGAAGAGACATTCAGAGAGAATGAAAGTTATGTTGCACTGAAAGCAACCCAATATTGTGAAAAGACGTTGATGGCCGGTTTTACAACGGTCAGAGATTTGGGAGGTTCAGGAGTAAATGTATCTTTGAGAGAAGCTATCAAAAACGGTTTTGTCAAAGGACCCAAAATTCTGACCTGCGAAAAATCAATTGCAACGACCGGAGGACATGCTGATCCTACCAACGGTGTCAGGGATAATCTTAAAGGAGACCCGGGCCCTAAAGAAGGAGTTATCAATAGTCCCGAAGATGCTGCTAAAGCAGTGAGGCAACGATACAAAAACGGTGCAGATTGTATTAAAATAACTTCTACAGGTGGTGTGCTTAGTGTGGCCAATGACGGAAGCAGCCCTCAGTTTACTATTGAAGAAATTGAAGCAATCGTTAAAGCTGCAAATGATTATAACTTTGTGACGGCTGCACATGCGCATGGGGCTGAAGGAATACGAAGGGCTGTTCTTGGAGGCATCAATAGTATCGAACATGGCACTTTTATGACGGAAGAAATTATGGATCTGATGTTAGAAAAGGGAACGTATTATGTGCCGACGATTTCTGCCGGGAAATTTGTCGTCGAAAAAGCAAAAGTTCCAAACTTTTACCCGAAAATTATAGCTCAAAAGGCATTGGAAGTAGGTCCGCAGATTCAGGAAACATTTGCTAAAGCATATAAAAAAGGAGTTAAAATAGCCTTTGGTACGGATACCGGAGTAAGTCTTCACGGTGATAATGCAAAGGAATTTATATATATGACTGAAGCAGGTATGTCGCCAATGGAAGCTATTGTTTCTGCAACTAAAAATGCTGCTCAACTGATGCGTATATATCAAAAAACCGGCAGTTTGAATGTTGGCAAAGCAGCAGATATCATTGCTGTTGATGAGGATCCTATTAAAAATATTTCTACGATGCTGAATGTTACTTTTGTAATGAAGGACGGAGTGGTTTATAAAAATTAA